The segment GGATGCCTCCGATGAACACCTAAACTATGCAGCTCCCGGATGTCAACACAAATACGCCACTACCGCTCTCCTGTTGGTTTCAGAGGTATGTGGTGCTTATTGCCGCTTCTGCTTCCGAAAGCGACTATTCCGAAATGATGTACACGAAGCCTCTCTGGATGTGGCCCCTGGTGTGGAGTACATCGCAAAGCATCCTGAAATCAACAACGTTCTTTTAACCGGGGGTGACTCCCTGATTCTCGCCACACGTAAAATCCGTGGTATTTTGGAACGGCTCCGGGAGATTCCCCACGTCAAAATCATTCGGTTTGGCTCCAAACTTCCTTCATTTAATCCCATGCGGATCTATAATGACCCGGAACTTTTGGACACCTTGTCCGAGTTCTCCCGTCCCGACGCCCGTATTCATGTCATGGCTCACTTTAACCATCCCCGGGAATTGACCGAACATGCCTACAAAGCGATTGATGCCTTACAACGCGCCGGTGTTGTGGTGATTAACCAAACTCCCGTCTTAAAAGGCATCAACGACGATCCAAAGGTGTTGGCTGAATTACTGGACAAACTTTCCTGGGCAGGAGCTACTCCTTATTATTTTTTCCAAAACCGACCCGTTGCAGGAAATTCCAGCTTCGTCCTCACTTTTAAAGAAGCTTATCAAACAATTGAACAGGCCAAAGCCCTGACCTCCGGATTGGGGAAACGGGTGCGGTATGCCATGAGTCACACCTCTGGCAAAATTGAAATCCTGGCTGTGGAAGGCGACCAAATCTATCTCAAGTACCACCAGGCCCGCCATCCGGACTATTACGGCCGTTTTATGAAATTTGACCTTCCTGAGAATGCCGCCTGGTTTGACGATCTTCCCGGTGCAAAGGAATTTCTTCAGGAACAAGAGCAAGGATTACAACAAGAGGCGATGCAGGGATAAAGAAGAAACAAAGGGATCAAGCCAAATCGGCTTGATCCCTTTGTTACGAACCACAGTATATACGGATTGTCATTTACGGATAACCCTTCCTCAGCTCGTTTGAATCCCTTCTTTCCGATATACCACTGTGTTATACTGTCAAAAGGAAATCACGGCTTTATAACAATGAACCCATCCTTCAGAATGTGAATTTGGTTTAGGCACATGATAAAAAAAGCCCTGGCCCATAGAGCAAAAATTTTCGACGGGAGGTGAGCGTCATGAGCCCTAAATCACCACGTGTCGTCCTGGGAATGTCTGGAGGCGTTGACTCTTCAGTCGCCGCTTTATTACTGAAAGAGCAGGGTTACGATGTCGTCGGTCTGTTCATGAAAAACTGGGATGACACCGATGAATTCGGAAACTGCACCGCTACAGAGGATTTTGAAGATGTTCGTCGGGTATGCAGTCACCTCGGAATCCCTTATTACTCCGTCAACTTTGAAAAAGAATACCGGGATAAAGTATTTCAGTACTTTCTCGATGAATACCAAAGCGGTCGAACACCGAACCCGGATGTTATGTGCAACAAAGAAATCAAATTCGGTGAATTTCTGAACAAGGCATTGCAGATCGGTGCTGATTATATCGCTACGGGACATTATGCCCAAATCGATTCCGTCCATGGAAAGTATCGCCTTTTACGAGGGGCGGACCCTAACAAGGACCAGACTTACTTCCTGTATACATTGGGGCAGGATCAACTGTCCAAAGCAATGTTCCCCATCGGTCATTTAAACAAAAAAGACCTCCGCCGGATTGCTGAGAAAGCAAAACTGCCGACTGCCCAAAAAAAGGATAGTACCGGAATTTGCTTTATTGGTGAACGGGACTTCAAAGAGTTTCTGAGTCAATATCTTCCTGCCCAACCTGGGGAGATGCAAACCTTGTCCGGTGAGGTAAAAGGAACCCATGATGGTTTAATGTATTATACCCTGGGGCAACGTCAAGGACTGGGAATTGGCGGTGGTGGAACCGGAGATCCTTGGTTTGTGGTGGGGAAAGATTTGGAGCGGAATATTCTGTTGGTGGAACAAGGCCATGATCATCCTTCTCTTTTTTCCGATGGTCTCATCGCCGAACAACTGTACTGGGTCGATCGACAGAAACGGCAGAAATCCTTTCACTGTACGGCCAAGTTCCGTTATCGCCAACAAGACCGGGGAGTCACCGTAGAACCTGCTGATAACGGAACGTTCCGCGTCATCTTTGATAACCCGGAACGGGCTGTCACCCCTGGTCAGTCCGTCGTCTTTTATGACGGCGAAAGCTGTTTGGGTGGGGGAATCATCCAATCCACCTTTTGCAAATGAAGTCTAAGAATGAATTCGTACCGTCCCGGTTTGACCGGGGCGGTTTTTTCCTCCTTGAAGATGGGGCGGTTCGGGCTTCATCGGATTCGCCCACCGTGGTGACACCTTGGAGCCGAGAGTTTCAACTATACCTCTACACGGTAATTGCTTCGTTTTTCTGATCAGGCAAGAATCAATCAACCAAATTGGACTTCATGATCGAAACTAAAAAGGGCCAAAACCCATGTGAGGGAACATCGAACTATTATTCCTTACCATTACTTCCTTTATTCATTTTAATCTTATACACTGCTACACTAAGAATGAACAGCGATATGATCATATAAAGTAAAAGCAACAATAGTGTTAGTGACATCGAACTAATCACTCCCTTACATGGATATGATAAAAGAAGCCAAGCCCCACAACATCAGTAAGCCAATACTGATAATTAATAAAAGTGCCGAAGGAAGAATAAAGATATTTCTGAACATACCCAGAGTTCCCGATAGCAATCCCGTAAATGAGATGGACAACCATACTACATCAAGCATGCCCTCACTTAAAAAATCGAGGAAACCAGTAAAAAAAGTTACTAAAAAAATCAATTCCAAACCAACAGAAGTAACAACCACAGTTTGAATGATACGCTTCGTCATGTAACTCACTCACTCCATGCTCAAAAAGTAGAAACCCTATGATTTTTATTACCAGACATACTTTTTATTTTGAATATAACCACTTGATCATATGAAACGTTTTCCTCTTTAGACGAGGGATCAAGTCTGTCATCATTGCTACAGAATAAGAAGTCCGGCTATTAAATGTATCATTATCTATTATCTCCGTCAATTTCTACATCATCTCAAGGTGGTTAGCTTCTTTCACAAAATAATCACCCGAAAGAACCTATCCATCATTCTGATCCCTATCCTTACTTCCCCACACTCCCGACTCTTATCCTTCATGTAGCGGAAGCATTCGGTCTTGCTAATCTTTGGAAGGCGTCAGGATGTTTACACCAAAGCTTAAGGATCATGTAATCAAATGGAGCGCATGAAAAACCCGTTCTTCTTTTTAAAAGAACGGGTTTTTCTGTAGCTTATCTGTTAACCGTGCGGAAATGATACGGGATGCGGATCTTTTTACCTTTTTTGTCAGTGATGTTGATGTATCCCTGATAATCCTTGTCCGCTTCCCCCTTGCCCTTCACCGTGACGGTAAACTTGCCGGAGGCCCCTTTCTTGAGTTTTAGGGACTTGGCACTCACTTTCACGTCTTTATTGGCGGAGAAACGATATACCTCCTTGGTATTGGAGGTGTTCTTAAGGTTGACTTGAATCGTTTTCTTCTCCTGCTTCTTAACAAGACCGAAGCTGAGGCTGGCGGGTGAAGCCATCGCCGGTGTGTTCAATGCGTTGGTGACATCGATTACACCACCACCCACTTCCAGAGGTAACGTCGGTCCGCCCTCGATGTCGGTTCCGGTCCCGATCAGAGATGCTTTGATGTCCTGAGGCGACCAATCAGGGCGAGCCTGCTTCAGAAGGGCCGCGGCACCTGCTACATGGGGAGCGGACATGGATGTCCCGTTCATGGAGGCGAGGCCGCCACCGACGACACTGGAGTAAACGTTGACCCCTACCGCTGCCACATCAGGCTTCAAAGTGTAGTTAACCGTCGGACCACGGGAGGAGAAGGCGGCCAGTGTTTTCCCGTTTTCGCTATCAAACTCTTGCAGGTTAGCGGGGTTAAGAAGCACAGAGCCCTTGCTTCCATTTCTGATCCATTCTCCATCATCCTGAGAAACCATAACTGCAGGAATGGTCACCGTTTCTTCCATAGACATCCCTGAGGGGTCCCCAGGTACATTGTTGGTGATGATGACACCAGCAGCACCCTTTTCCTGTGCGTTGAAAGCCTTTTCAGTAAAGGAGCATTCTCCTCGTTTGATGACAGCGATCTTACCTGTAAGATCCTGGGAAATCCTGGAACAGGCCATTCCGTCACCATCGGTTACCACAACCAGATCTCCCTCTGTTTTTCTCTCAATCAGTCCACCCGGATCAGAGGTGGCCACCGGCAACGACTTTTGCTCCCCATCCACGGTAACATCCATCACTTGACCGATAAAATGGCTATTTGCCACAGCAGCCACAGTAATGACCTTGTCAGCTGTTCCCGGCGAGCCGATGGTCATCGGACCGGAACCTTCGTTACCAGCGGAAATGACCGTCGTCATCCCGGCATCGGAGGCTGCGTTAACGATTTCCGCTAATAAATCGAAACCGGGTTCCGCTTCGCCACCCAGGCTTAAGTTGGCCACGTCCATTCCGTCTCGGACCGCCGCTTCAACGGCAGCGGCAATATGGATACTTTCTGCCGAACAGCTGTTACAAGGAAAGACGTTGTAGTTGCCCAGGTAAGCCTTGGGGGCTACACCGGAGAGAGGAGTCTTGGCTGCACCGCTGGGGTCCTTATAGCCTTCTACCCCGGCAATGGTCCCGGCTACATGGGTGCCGTGACTCCCAATCGCCTCAGGGGTATCTTCTGTATTGGGGCTGAACACCTTGGCTACGATGACCTTATTGTTGGTGTACTTTACCCACTCTTCTTTATCGGCAGGAACCTTTGGAAACCCTTCCGGCATTTTCAAGTTGGGATCCCGGAAGAAGGGATGATCCTGATCGATCCCGCTGTCAATAACGGCCACTTTGATGCCGTCCCCTTTATAACCCATCTTCCAAAGAGGTTTGTCGTTGATGAAGGAATGGCTCTTATTCATTGCAGGACGATACTGAAGACTTTTTACCACTTTTTTGACCCCGGGTCCCTGCCGGAGTGTGTCGGGATTGATTCCATCTGCCTTGACAGCAATCCCGTTCAAAGTGAGGGAGTACTCCTCCACCACTTTTGTTTTAGCTGATTTCTTCTTCAACCATTTTTTGTAGTCTTTCCTCTTTTCTGATAAGTAACCGCGATATTTTTTAACTTCAGCAGATTGAACATCCAACTGCTCATCCTTTTTTACCTTAGTGGCCTTCAGTCCTTTCACTCCACCCTGATAAGTGGCCACTGGTTTGTCATCCAATTCAACAAAATAATAGCCTGCATCGGAAGATGTCGATTTCTCTGTGACATCCCCCTCATTTACCCAGGCTTGTGCCGGTACTGAAAACCCGGACAATGCAAAAACGAGCAAAAGTGCAATTAACCATCCCCGCCATTTTTTACTCATATGTCTCCCCCTTGGCAAATTGAATAACCAGACATTTATTAATTCGTTGACTACATACAAAAATCCTGCTGAAATAACAAAAATAACTGAATATAACTATTAATCTTTTACAAAGAGAACCGAAGTTACGACATAATCTTCCGATAATACTACCAAAAAAGATCCTTTTGACATAAAATTAGGATGGAAAGAGAATTTAAGGAGGTTCTGTTCTTTTGCGAAATCAATATGAGCTGAAATCAAACCGGCCTACACGAAAGCGAGCAGATGTAAAAGCCAAGAAGCCGATTTTATCAGGCAAGGTACTCCGCATCTTGATAATCAGCGGGATTTTTCTATGTATCCTTATAACCGGCACCTTTTTGACATGGGGATTTTTTACCGATAGCAAACCTACAGCCATAGCTCCTGATCAAGCCCCTGGGAAATGGGTCCCCGATACCCAACCGCCGATACCAGGGGATCCAATCGATGATCTGGATAAAAAAGAAGACCGAGAGGAAAAAGAGTGGTGGGACTCCGAAACCAATCCTCATCCCATACCGGAGCATTCTCCTGTCCCATCCTCCTCCAAAACAGCCAGTGGCAACACGGAACAAATTATACATAACAATTGGCGAAACCCCAATATGTCCCTTCAACCAGGGAAACCTCAAACATCAAACCCAAAGTCACAAAACCATCAAGAAAAAAACGGATCCAAACAGAGTAAGCATTCGCCTCCTTCCGTATCCCGGACACTCCCTTCAGCGGAAACGGAAGGGTCATCAGATGAAACCTTGCAAGTTTCTGTCTGGTATCCTTCCTGGGATCGTACACAGGCCGCCAGGTCACTACAAAACCATACCGATTTGATTGATGAAATGAACCTGTTTGCCTATGACCTTCAAGCTGACGGCAGTATTAAAAATCGTTCCGATACAGAGGTCTCCAATGATGAGACCGTCCAAATCGCCCAGACAAATGGAATCCGTGTCCTGCCCACTGTAGGCAACCAGTTTTCCCCTTCCATGTTGCATGAAGTGCTAAAGGACGAAGAAAAAAGAAAGCTGGCTACAGAAAACATTCTTCAGTTGATCCATGACAAAGGATATGATGGTGTAGAAATTCATGTCCAACCCATCTTCGATAAAGATCGAGACCTTTTCTCCCTATGGGTGGAGGAACTGGCATCTAAGCTTCACAAACAAAAGCTTTGGTTGAGTGTAAGCGTGTATCCAAAGCTCCAGGATCCCGGATCTTATCCGGTACAGAAAGCACAGGATTGGAAACGTCTCGGGAAATCCGTGGACAGCTTTAAGATCCTTGCTTACAACTACAGTTGGGGTCAGCCGGGACCGATGACACCCCTTACCTGGATCGATGATATACTTACTTTTGCCAAGTCCCAAGTACCCCCGCACAAAATATACTTGGGCCTGGCCTGGTACGGTTATTACTGGGATAAGGATCAAGGACAATTTGCTCTCAAACATGGTCTGGTTCGAAAAATAGAGAAAAAGGAGATAAAAAGGGATGAGAACCAGGAGCCTTATTTCATTTATCAGAAAAATGGAAAGAAAGGGACTGGATATTTTCAAGATCGAATCAGTTATGAAGCCAAGCTTAAAAGGATTATGAATAATCACTCTGAAATTGCCGGGATATCTCACTGGTATCTGGGTTCGGAAGATCCCGGTGTGTGGCAAGTCATACAGGAAGAGATCACTTCAACGGGGGAATAACGATTCACTCAGACAAATCCTGCTTCATCACTTTCTTGTTACCACCTGAGGAAAAAACAATATGTAGGGAAACATAAAAAAACGCACCTTCATTGGTGCGTTTTTGGCGTGCCCTGGAGGATTCGAACCCCCGACCTTCTGATCCGTAGTCAGACGCTCTATCCAGCTGAGCTAAGGGCACACATGGTGCGGATGAGAGGACTTGAACCTCCACAGTCATAGTGACCACTAGAACCTGAATCTAGCGCGTCTGCCGATTCCGCCACATCCGCATATTCTGCTGTCAACAAGACTTATTTTATAATAATATGATGCAAAGGTCAAGGGTTTTTTATAAAACACGGCAATTTCCACCAAACCCAACCCATAAAAAACCAAAAACCGCTCATGTGAGCGGTTTTTAAGTTGGCGTGCCCTGGAGGATTCGAACCCCCGACCTTCTGATCCGTAGTCAGACGCTCTATCCAGCTGAGCTAAGGGCACATATGGTGCGGATGAGAGGACTTGAACCTCCACGGTCATAGTGACCACTAGAACCT is part of the Kroppenstedtia pulmonis genome and harbors:
- a CDS encoding glycosyl hydrolase family 18 protein, yielding MRNQYELKSNRPTRKRADVKAKKPILSGKVLRILIISGIFLCILITGTFLTWGFFTDSKPTAIAPDQAPGKWVPDTQPPIPGDPIDDLDKKEDREEKEWWDSETNPHPIPEHSPVPSSSKTASGNTEQIIHNNWRNPNMSLQPGKPQTSNPKSQNHQEKNGSKQSKHSPPSVSRTLPSAETEGSSDETLQVSVWYPSWDRTQAARSLQNHTDLIDEMNLFAYDLQADGSIKNRSDTEVSNDETVQIAQTNGIRVLPTVGNQFSPSMLHEVLKDEEKRKLATENILQLIHDKGYDGVEIHVQPIFDKDRDLFSLWVEELASKLHKQKLWLSVSVYPKLQDPGSYPVQKAQDWKRLGKSVDSFKILAYNYSWGQPGPMTPLTWIDDILTFAKSQVPPHKIYLGLAWYGYYWDKDQGQFALKHGLVRKIEKKEIKRDENQEPYFIYQKNGKKGTGYFQDRISYEAKLKRIMNNHSEIAGISHWYLGSEDPGVWQVIQEEITSTGE
- the mnmA gene encoding tRNA 2-thiouridine(34) synthase MnmA, producing the protein MSPKSPRVVLGMSGGVDSSVAALLLKEQGYDVVGLFMKNWDDTDEFGNCTATEDFEDVRRVCSHLGIPYYSVNFEKEYRDKVFQYFLDEYQSGRTPNPDVMCNKEIKFGEFLNKALQIGADYIATGHYAQIDSVHGKYRLLRGADPNKDQTYFLYTLGQDQLSKAMFPIGHLNKKDLRRIAEKAKLPTAQKKDSTGICFIGERDFKEFLSQYLPAQPGEMQTLSGEVKGTHDGLMYYTLGQRQGLGIGGGGTGDPWFVVGKDLERNILLVEQGHDHPSLFSDGLIAEQLYWVDRQKRQKSFHCTAKFRYRQQDRGVTVEPADNGTFRVIFDNPERAVTPGQSVVFYDGESCLGGGIIQSTFCK
- a CDS encoding KamA family radical SAM protein, with the translated sequence MKPRYITDIRKIDAIPEEQRQKMTAITDKFVFRVNDYYLSLIDWDDPDDPIHKLIIPSDTELEEYGKWDASDEHLNYAAPGCQHKYATTALLLVSEVCGAYCRFCFRKRLFRNDVHEASLDVAPGVEYIAKHPEINNVLLTGGDSLILATRKIRGILERLREIPHVKIIRFGSKLPSFNPMRIYNDPELLDTLSEFSRPDARIHVMAHFNHPRELTEHAYKAIDALQRAGVVVINQTPVLKGINDDPKVLAELLDKLSWAGATPYYFFQNRPVAGNSSFVLTFKEAYQTIEQAKALTSGLGKRVRYAMSHTSGKIEILAVEGDQIYLKYHQARHPDYYGRFMKFDLPENAAWFDDLPGAKEFLQEQEQGLQQEAMQG
- a CDS encoding S8 family peptidase, which gives rise to MSKKWRGWLIALLLVFALSGFSVPAQAWVNEGDVTEKSTSSDAGYYFVELDDKPVATYQGGVKGLKATKVKKDEQLDVQSAEVKKYRGYLSEKRKDYKKWLKKKSAKTKVVEEYSLTLNGIAVKADGINPDTLRQGPGVKKVVKSLQYRPAMNKSHSFINDKPLWKMGYKGDGIKVAVIDSGIDQDHPFFRDPNLKMPEGFPKVPADKEEWVKYTNNKVIVAKVFSPNTEDTPEAIGSHGTHVAGTIAGVEGYKDPSGAAKTPLSGVAPKAYLGNYNVFPCNSCSAESIHIAAAVEAAVRDGMDVANLSLGGEAEPGFDLLAEIVNAASDAGMTTVISAGNEGSGPMTIGSPGTADKVITVAAVANSHFIGQVMDVTVDGEQKSLPVATSDPGGLIERKTEGDLVVVTDGDGMACSRISQDLTGKIAVIKRGECSFTEKAFNAQEKGAAGVIITNNVPGDPSGMSMEETVTIPAVMVSQDDGEWIRNGSKGSVLLNPANLQEFDSENGKTLAAFSSRGPTVNYTLKPDVAAVGVNVYSSVVGGGLASMNGTSMSAPHVAGAAALLKQARPDWSPQDIKASLIGTGTDIEGGPTLPLEVGGGVIDVTNALNTPAMASPASLSFGLVKKQEKKTIQVNLKNTSNTKEVYRFSANKDVKVSAKSLKLKKGASGKFTVTVKGKGEADKDYQGYINITDKKGKKIRIPYHFRTVNR